In one Mycobacteroides chelonae genomic region, the following are encoded:
- a CDS encoding MFS transporter, translating into MDQADPRDRPNRENGVIETFRQFRSFDRPSQILMVNQFAINVGFYMLMPYLAGYLAGPLGLAAWMVGLVLGVRNFSQQGMFLVGGTLADRFGYKPLIVAGCLLRTGGFLMLAFVGSLPAILIASAATGFAGALFNPAVRAYLAADSGERRVEAFAVFNVFYQAGILFGPIVGLALTAWDFRITCAVAAAVFAVLTVIQLMALPPNRAEQEAERQPVLADWRSVVSNRAFLLFSGAMIGSYVLTFQVYLALPFQAALLTGDKKSETVLVTSIFVVSGLVAIAGQVRLTGWLSARFGPSRSLVFGMLVIAAAFVPLMLLPTAASAGQLAAVGALLLAAALLAVGTIATFPFEMDTVVRLARNRLVATHYGLYNTIVGVGILAGNLLTGSIFGYTQQHGKPALLWVSLTGIGLVCAAALFALRRAGLLDQGREVARAANA; encoded by the coding sequence ATGGACCAGGCTGACCCGCGTGATCGACCCAATCGGGAGAATGGCGTGATCGAAACCTTCCGTCAGTTCCGGTCTTTCGATCGGCCCAGCCAGATTCTGATGGTGAATCAGTTCGCCATCAACGTCGGCTTCTACATGCTGATGCCCTACCTCGCCGGATACCTGGCCGGGCCGTTGGGCTTGGCCGCATGGATGGTGGGGCTGGTGCTGGGTGTCCGGAACTTCTCTCAGCAGGGCATGTTTCTGGTCGGCGGCACGCTGGCCGACAGGTTCGGATACAAACCACTGATTGTGGCGGGATGTCTGTTGCGTACCGGCGGATTCCTGATGTTGGCCTTCGTCGGCTCCCTGCCGGCGATACTGATCGCCTCGGCGGCAACGGGTTTCGCGGGTGCTCTGTTCAACCCCGCGGTGCGCGCCTACCTGGCAGCAGATTCCGGGGAACGTCGGGTGGAGGCCTTCGCCGTCTTCAACGTCTTCTACCAGGCGGGAATCCTTTTCGGGCCGATTGTTGGACTCGCATTGACGGCATGGGACTTCCGGATCACCTGCGCCGTCGCCGCAGCGGTCTTCGCGGTCCTGACGGTGATCCAGTTGATGGCGCTGCCGCCGAACCGCGCAGAGCAGGAAGCGGAACGCCAGCCGGTGCTCGCCGACTGGCGTTCGGTGGTGTCCAACAGGGCCTTCCTGTTGTTCTCCGGCGCCATGATCGGGTCCTACGTGCTGACGTTCCAGGTCTACCTCGCGCTGCCGTTCCAGGCGGCTCTGCTGACCGGCGACAAGAAGTCTGAAACGGTATTGGTGACAAGCATCTTCGTGGTGTCCGGATTGGTCGCTATCGCCGGGCAGGTGCGACTCACCGGGTGGCTTTCCGCGCGATTCGGCCCCAGCCGCAGCCTGGTGTTCGGAATGCTGGTCATCGCGGCAGCCTTTGTGCCGCTGATGCTGCTACCGACAGCGGCGTCGGCAGGGCAACTCGCTGCCGTCGGTGCGCTGCTGCTGGCGGCGGCCCTGCTGGCCGTGGGCACCATCGCGACGTTCCCCTTCGAGATGGACACCGTGGTCAGGTTGGCGCGCAACAGGTTGGTGGCCACCCACTATGGGCTGTACAACACGATTGTCGGCGTCGGCATCTTGGCCGGGAACCTGCTGACCGGCTCGATATTCGGCTACACCCAGCAGCACGGTAAGCCGGCCTTGTTATGGGTGTCGCTGACCGGGATCGGGCTGGTGTGTGCCGCGGCGCTGTTCGCGTTGCGGCGGGCAGGTCTGCTGGACCAGGGCAGGGAAGTGGCGCGGGCTGCCAATGCCTGA
- a CDS encoding DoxX family protein: MPSTKQYSDPLTRNDIGLLVLRVAVGVTLCWSGLNIVFASEQFAHLGSSPILAHPDTAARVLAGVYSIGGAMLVAGLLTPFGASAVLGSMLYVATQTYVARNDLLQSGPAVQFPLVLGAAAMALLLLGPGRISVDGRFGRDEWPSAVSSVLLIAGIGGAIAAWVLIKGTNPFS; this comes from the coding sequence GTGCCGAGCACCAAGCAGTACAGCGATCCGTTGACCCGCAACGATATTGGACTCTTGGTCCTGCGTGTCGCGGTGGGAGTGACGCTGTGCTGGAGTGGGCTGAACATCGTGTTCGCCTCCGAGCAGTTCGCACACCTGGGCTCCTCGCCGATCCTGGCGCATCCCGATACGGCGGCTCGTGTGCTCGCGGGTGTCTACAGCATCGGGGGCGCCATGCTGGTCGCCGGACTTCTCACTCCCTTTGGCGCCAGTGCCGTGCTGGGTTCGATGCTTTACGTCGCAACCCAGACCTATGTGGCGCGAAACGACCTGCTGCAATCGGGCCCGGCCGTGCAGTTCCCCCTTGTGCTCGGCGCCGCAGCCATGGCGCTGCTGCTGTTGGGTCCGGGACGCATCTCTGTGGACGGGCGATTTGGCCGCGACGAGTGGCCTTCCGCGGTCTCATCGGTGCTGCTCATCGCCGGAATCGGGGGCGCGATCGCCGCGTGGGTGCTCATTAAGGGCACGAACCCGTTTTCTTAA
- a CDS encoding ABC-F family ATP-binding cassette domain-containing protein, producing MEAMTSPAKPINLVNLESVSKSYGVKPLLSNVSLGVQAGDRIGVVGLNGGGKTTLLEVLAGVEPADQGRVSRTGDLRQAVVTQRDDLEGETVFDVVIAPLGVAEHEWAGDARIRSILEGLGVAALGLDRRVDELSGGQRRRVGLAAALVRDLDLLILDEPTNHLDVEGVQWLAEHLLARRTALVVVTHDRWFLDTVATRTWEVVDGSVESYEGGYADWTFACAERGRQADAAEARRRNLARKELAWLRRGPPARTSKPRYRIEAAEALIADVPPPRDSVALSAFARRRLGRIVIELEDATVTTPAGEELVRDLTWRLAPGERIGLVGVNGSGKTTLLRVLAGAVPLAAGHRKEGKTVSIGWLRQELDDLPGDIRVLDAIESIALRITLGDKELSASQVAEMLGFSPARQRTPVADLSGGERRRLQLTRVLMAEPNVLLLDEPTNDLDIETLQQVEDLLDGWAGTLVVVSHDRYLIERVCDSTWALFGDGKLTNLPGGIEEYLRRHVQPTAAPTKPAPDRGRDGAALRAAHKELGRLERSVAKLGEREAVLHERLAEHATDPDRVVTLTAELNAVVAEKDAAEVQWMELAEELE from the coding sequence GTGGAGGCCATGACCAGCCCCGCTAAACCCATCAACCTCGTCAACCTCGAGAGTGTTTCGAAGTCATACGGCGTCAAGCCGCTGCTCTCGAACGTCAGCCTGGGGGTGCAAGCGGGAGACCGCATCGGGGTGGTGGGCCTCAACGGTGGCGGCAAGACCACGCTGCTGGAGGTGCTCGCCGGTGTCGAACCGGCGGATCAGGGCAGAGTGAGCCGGACCGGTGACCTGCGCCAAGCCGTCGTCACCCAGCGCGACGATCTTGAAGGCGAGACGGTATTCGACGTCGTGATCGCGCCCCTGGGCGTCGCCGAACACGAATGGGCCGGGGATGCGCGCATCCGTTCGATCCTCGAAGGGCTTGGAGTGGCGGCCCTCGGCCTCGACCGGCGCGTGGATGAGCTGTCCGGAGGTCAGCGGCGGCGCGTGGGGCTCGCCGCCGCACTTGTTCGCGATCTGGACCTGCTCATTCTCGACGAGCCGACGAACCACCTGGATGTCGAAGGCGTTCAGTGGCTGGCCGAGCATCTGCTGGCGCGGCGCACCGCGCTGGTCGTCGTGACCCACGATCGGTGGTTCCTGGACACCGTGGCCACCCGCACCTGGGAGGTCGTCGACGGCAGCGTCGAATCGTATGAAGGCGGTTATGCCGACTGGACGTTCGCCTGTGCCGAACGAGGGCGGCAGGCCGATGCCGCGGAGGCGCGCCGCCGCAATCTCGCACGCAAGGAGCTGGCCTGGTTGCGGCGCGGTCCACCCGCGCGCACGTCCAAACCGCGATACCGGATCGAGGCGGCCGAGGCCCTGATCGCCGATGTGCCGCCGCCGCGAGACTCGGTGGCGCTGAGCGCATTTGCGCGTCGCCGCCTGGGCCGTATCGTCATCGAGCTTGAAGACGCGACGGTGACGACACCCGCCGGTGAGGAACTGGTGCGCGATCTGACCTGGCGCCTGGCTCCGGGCGAGCGCATTGGCCTGGTTGGCGTCAACGGATCCGGAAAGACGACCCTGCTGCGCGTGCTTGCCGGTGCGGTGCCGTTGGCGGCCGGACACCGCAAGGAAGGCAAGACGGTCAGCATCGGCTGGCTGCGCCAGGAACTCGACGACCTGCCCGGTGACATCCGGGTGCTCGATGCGATCGAGTCGATCGCATTGCGGATCACGCTGGGCGACAAAGAGCTTTCTGCCTCACAGGTTGCCGAGATGCTGGGGTTCAGCCCGGCACGTCAACGCACGCCGGTCGCCGACCTCTCCGGTGGAGAGCGTCGCCGGCTGCAGCTGACCCGGGTGCTGATGGCCGAGCCGAACGTGCTTCTTCTCGACGAGCCCACCAACGACCTGGACATCGAAACCCTGCAGCAGGTCGAGGATCTGCTGGACGGCTGGGCGGGCACCCTGGTTGTGGTCAGCCACGACCGGTATCTCATCGAGCGGGTGTGCGATTCGACGTGGGCGCTGTTCGGTGACGGCAAGCTGACCAATCTGCCCGGTGGCATCGAGGAGTATCTGCGCCGGCACGTCCAACCCACCGCGGCCCCCACCAAACCGGCACCCGATCGTGGCCGCGATGGTGCGGCATTGCGCGCCGCGCACAAAGAGCTCGGACGACTCGAACGGTCCGTTGCCAAGCTGGGGGAGCGAGAGGCCGTGTTGCATGAACGGCTCGCCGAACATGCCACCGACCCGGACCGGGTGGTGACGCTGACCGCCGAACTCAATGCCGTCGTCGCCGAGAAGGACGCGGCCGAGGTGCAGTGGATGGAACTCGCCGAAGAGCTTGAGTAG
- a CDS encoding VOC family protein → MPTITPCLWFDTRAEEAANFYVSVFPNSRILEVTHYGPNTPMPEGTVLTVEFELDGQRYTALNGGPQFTFDESISFQIDCGSQDEVDRYWEALTANGGEESQCGWLKDKFGVSWQVVSRELIDLIFHSDPVTGNAAMQAMMTMRKLDVAVAKEAVAAAQSGS, encoded by the coding sequence ATGCCGACGATTACTCCATGCCTCTGGTTCGATACTCGCGCCGAAGAGGCCGCCAACTTCTATGTGTCCGTGTTTCCGAACTCCCGGATTCTCGAGGTCACCCACTACGGACCGAACACTCCCATGCCGGAGGGCACGGTGCTCACCGTCGAATTCGAGCTCGACGGGCAGCGGTACACCGCGCTTAACGGTGGACCCCAGTTCACGTTCGATGAGTCGATCTCATTTCAGATCGACTGCGGGTCTCAAGACGAGGTCGATCGCTACTGGGAGGCGCTCACGGCTAACGGGGGAGAAGAGTCCCAATGCGGTTGGCTCAAGGACAAATTCGGGGTGTCCTGGCAGGTGGTCTCGCGCGAGCTGATCGACCTGATTTTCCACTCCGATCCGGTGACCGGTAACGCGGCGATGCAGGCCATGATGACCATGCGCAAGCTCGATGTGGCCGTCGCCAAGGAGGCGGTGGCCGCAGCGCAGTCCGGGTCTTAG
- a CDS encoding DUF3558 family protein, whose protein sequence is MRWIAVVTASTALIAGCTHDSIQGPPTSGSTSSPMSSASSSAAATTTQTSGDPVKGTTFDGCAAVTSDELNSWEVDPASKQDAHTIAFGQNVRGCMWVGPKWGIKIYAVDANLDQLGQPQKRFDRQERVQIGSRSGWLVHTTSAISCSIAIPSQQGVASVQVDLKTDLTEQRYDQCPLALQIMKQIEPKIP, encoded by the coding sequence ATGAGATGGATCGCCGTGGTTACCGCTTCGACTGCACTTATTGCGGGATGTACGCATGACAGCATCCAGGGGCCACCGACCTCCGGATCGACTTCGTCTCCGATGTCCTCCGCCAGCTCCTCCGCCGCTGCCACAACCACGCAGACAAGCGGTGATCCGGTCAAGGGGACCACTTTCGATGGCTGTGCCGCAGTGACAAGTGACGAGCTAAACAGCTGGGAAGTCGATCCTGCCAGCAAGCAGGATGCTCACACTATCGCTTTTGGTCAAAATGTTCGCGGTTGTATGTGGGTTGGCCCAAAGTGGGGCATCAAGATCTACGCGGTCGATGCCAACTTGGATCAGCTTGGGCAACCGCAAAAGCGATTCGATCGGCAAGAGCGAGTACAGATTGGTTCGCGGTCGGGTTGGCTGGTTCACACTACTAGCGCCATAAGTTGTTCGATCGCCATCCCTTCTCAGCAAGGTGTCGCGTCCGTGCAAGTGGACTTGAAGACCGATCTCACCGAGCAACGCTACGACCAATGCCCCTTGGCCCTGCAGATCATGAAGCAGATCGAGCCGAAAATACCTTAG
- a CDS encoding PLP-dependent cysteine synthase family protein encodes MVGNTPVLWVSEPFATPGTGFWAKLEGHNPNGMKDRPALHMIEQARARGELKPGAMIVESTSGTLGLGLALAGIIYRHPVTLVTDPGLEPIVRSMLTAYGARVEIVTEPHPIGGWQQARKDRVAEILAAETDSWCPDQYQNPDNVDAYRGLAEELIDQLGTVDTLVCSVGTGGHSSGVGRVLREHNPDLRLVGVDTIGSTIFGQPASSRLMRGLGSSIYPGNVDYAAFDEAHWVAPNEAVWAARTLAAAYHASGGWSVGAVALVAGWVARTSAPGSRVAAIFPDGPMRYHGTIYDDDYCRSHDLLDRPPAQDPDVIDDPSDRVVDRWTRLTRVIDPIGRMA; translated from the coding sequence CTGGTGGGCAACACCCCGGTGCTGTGGGTATCGGAGCCGTTCGCGACGCCGGGCACCGGCTTCTGGGCCAAGCTCGAAGGTCATAACCCCAACGGCATGAAAGACCGGCCCGCGCTGCACATGATCGAACAGGCCAGGGCGCGCGGAGAACTCAAGCCCGGTGCCATGATCGTCGAATCAACCAGCGGGACGCTGGGGCTGGGACTGGCGCTGGCCGGAATCATCTACCGGCACCCGGTCACCCTCGTCACCGATCCGGGCCTGGAGCCCATCGTGCGCAGCATGTTGACCGCCTACGGCGCTCGGGTCGAGATCGTCACAGAACCACATCCGATCGGAGGATGGCAGCAGGCGCGTAAGGATCGTGTCGCAGAAATACTTGCCGCCGAAACGGATTCGTGGTGCCCCGATCAGTATCAGAACCCCGACAATGTCGATGCCTACCGCGGGCTCGCGGAAGAACTGATCGACCAGCTCGGAACAGTGGATACCCTGGTCTGCTCGGTGGGAACCGGCGGACATTCCTCGGGTGTGGGACGTGTACTGCGGGAACATAATCCGGACCTGCGACTGGTAGGGGTCGACACCATCGGCTCCACGATTTTCGGGCAGCCCGCCAGCTCACGCCTGATGCGCGGTCTCGGGTCGAGCATCTATCCGGGCAATGTCGACTACGCCGCATTCGACGAAGCGCATTGGGTGGCACCGAATGAGGCCGTCTGGGCGGCCCGGACGCTGGCCGCTGCGTACCACGCCAGCGGCGGGTGGAGCGTCGGGGCAGTGGCATTGGTCGCGGGGTGGGTGGCACGGACATCGGCTCCCGGATCCCGTGTCGCGGCGATCTTCCCCGACGGTCCGATGCGCTACCACGGCACCATCTACGATGACGATTACTGCCGCAGCCACGATCTGTTGGACCGTCCACCGGCGCAGGATCCTGACGTGATCGACGATCCGTCGGATCGGGTAGTGGACCGATGGACCAGGCTGACCCGCGTGATCGACCCAATCGGGAGAATGGCGTGA
- a CDS encoding ArnT family glycosyltransferase, whose translation MAAVHSRYDDGNDIPGIPSVRVARAELTAITAITALVFGWASRGYGYFFDEAYFVVAGRDHLSWGYFDQPPLVPFIAGLADNIAPGSLWVLRLAATAAVVIGTLMCGLIAAEFGGGRLTQSLAAIAYATAMFQILAHWLQTPAIDPALWSVVCWLLVRWTRSLRERLPDDRLLLWAGVVTAISMQTKFLIPALWLAVLVSAAVLGPRVLLRRRQLWIGAGFTLVATIPTLLWQGTRGWPYLRMAGIVAAESERGAALLAGMLIGSVFIGLVLLLAGVVALLAAPSLRAYRYLGVAAVLVGAFMFASHGRAYYAMGLYALLIAAGAVGLSWWRPSRAAVRGVVYGLIGVVTAASVIMAIVRLPIVSETAAARWFSWAGEMGPTMLAGGDHSTEGLRQVARDTYDSMPPEVRARTALVLQIYPMAAAYDVEAGREGVSRAYSFHRGYYYFGAPPESMTDMMYIGVDAPDSALAQGFRGVQRIELLHASGEDETQVYRYYGRIAPWQQLWDQWRTYK comes from the coding sequence ATGGCGGCGGTCCATTCCCGGTATGACGACGGCAACGACATCCCCGGCATACCGTCAGTGCGGGTGGCGCGCGCCGAACTGACAGCGATCACCGCGATCACCGCTCTCGTATTCGGGTGGGCCAGCAGGGGGTACGGGTACTTCTTCGACGAGGCCTACTTCGTTGTCGCGGGCCGCGACCATTTGTCGTGGGGATACTTTGACCAGCCCCCGTTGGTGCCCTTCATTGCGGGCCTCGCCGACAACATCGCGCCCGGCTCCCTCTGGGTGCTGCGCCTGGCGGCGACCGCTGCGGTGGTAATTGGCACGTTGATGTGCGGGCTGATCGCCGCTGAGTTCGGCGGCGGCCGCCTTACGCAATCCCTCGCGGCCATCGCGTACGCCACCGCGATGTTCCAGATCCTGGCCCACTGGCTGCAGACACCGGCCATCGATCCGGCGCTGTGGTCGGTGGTGTGCTGGCTGTTGGTGCGCTGGACTCGCAGTCTCCGGGAACGACTGCCCGACGATCGGCTGCTGCTGTGGGCGGGAGTCGTCACCGCGATCAGCATGCAGACCAAATTCCTGATCCCGGCGCTGTGGCTTGCGGTACTGGTGAGTGCGGCGGTCCTCGGCCCGCGGGTGTTGCTGCGCCGCCGGCAATTGTGGATCGGGGCGGGTTTCACCCTCGTGGCCACCATCCCGACCCTCCTCTGGCAGGGCACCCGCGGCTGGCCATACCTGCGGATGGCCGGGATCGTGGCCGCGGAGTCCGAACGCGGGGCGGCGTTGTTGGCGGGCATGCTCATCGGTTCGGTGTTCATCGGACTGGTGCTGCTGCTGGCCGGGGTTGTGGCGCTGCTGGCAGCGCCGTCACTGCGCGCCTACCGATACCTGGGCGTGGCCGCGGTGCTGGTGGGAGCGTTCATGTTCGCCTCTCATGGACGTGCCTATTACGCCATGGGGTTGTACGCCTTGCTGATCGCCGCGGGCGCGGTGGGACTTTCCTGGTGGCGCCCTTCCCGGGCCGCGGTACGGGGCGTGGTCTACGGGCTCATAGGGGTGGTGACGGCCGCATCGGTGATCATGGCGATCGTCAGGCTGCCCATCGTGTCCGAAACAGCTGCCGCACGCTGGTTTTCCTGGGCGGGCGAGATGGGGCCCACCATGCTTGCCGGTGGCGATCACTCCACGGAGGGCCTGCGCCAGGTTGCGCGCGACACCTACGATTCGATGCCGCCCGAGGTACGTGCCCGTACGGCTCTGGTGCTGCAGATCTATCCCATGGCCGCCGCCTATGACGTCGAGGCCGGGCGCGAGGGCGTTTCCCGTGCCTACAGCTTCCACCGCGGCTACTACTACTTCGGGGCGCCGCCGGAATCGATGACGGACATGATGTACATCGGCGTCGATGCTCCGGATTCCGCACTTGCCCAAGGGTTTCGCGGGGTGCAGCGAATCGAGCTGCTGCACGCCTCCGGCGAGGACGAGACACAGGTCTACCGCTACTACGGCAGAATTGCGCCGTGGCAACAGCTATGGGACCAGTGGCGCACCTACAAGTAG
- a CDS encoding WS/DGAT domain-containing protein: MGPVAHLQVGGSSVEQMAPRDAQMYWMSTRIPNDQFLLFCFDSPTQDVATLRNTLAARASRIADLRVRAVDVAGHLDYPYWAPRDESRVPLTVHSLPDSGWMQCRSAIAALLTSTVDIRESPWHLHLFPGVHGAPRSSGPALVAVLQVSHALADGQRATAAARALFGDAAGEAGPLPEVPGYAALRGLAGFPVKLGRLLSASRDGYRAYRQQQELVAAGELEPEPQGFPLISLNARPDEHREIRMIVRPRDELRADDVSVTVAVLTAIGIALPQYLRDHGQWVPERLGAELTVASAGESLARNNFRNVGVDLCWGETDLRARARKIADGIESRRRRAVHPVLVAQRAGGAALPAPMMWAGVNAFNTDLMPPTVAGNTVVSSVVRGAADLMLGGGRVVFTAGFPALSPVMGLTHGVHGIGDTVTVSVHTSAAVMPDADHYEDLLADALTEVSARLR; the protein is encoded by the coding sequence ATGGGACCAGTGGCGCACCTACAAGTAGGCGGCTCATCCGTCGAACAGATGGCACCCCGCGACGCCCAGATGTACTGGATGTCGACCAGAATCCCGAACGATCAGTTCCTGCTGTTCTGCTTCGATTCGCCGACGCAGGATGTCGCCACCCTGCGGAACACGCTCGCCGCGCGCGCGTCGCGCATCGCGGATCTGCGGGTGCGGGCCGTCGACGTCGCCGGACACCTCGATTACCCGTACTGGGCGCCGCGTGACGAATCCCGGGTGCCCCTGACGGTGCACTCGCTGCCGGATTCCGGCTGGATGCAGTGCCGATCCGCGATCGCCGCACTGCTCACGAGCACCGTCGACATCCGCGAAAGCCCTTGGCATCTTCACCTTTTCCCGGGAGTGCACGGCGCACCGAGGTCATCGGGTCCGGCGCTTGTCGCGGTATTGCAGGTATCGCACGCATTGGCTGATGGTCAGCGGGCCACCGCGGCCGCGCGGGCATTGTTCGGCGATGCGGCGGGGGAGGCCGGGCCGCTGCCGGAGGTACCCGGTTATGCCGCACTGCGGGGGCTGGCAGGCTTTCCGGTGAAGCTGGGTCGGCTGCTGAGTGCGAGCCGCGATGGCTATCGGGCCTACCGTCAGCAGCAGGAGCTTGTCGCGGCGGGTGAGCTGGAGCCGGAACCGCAGGGATTCCCACTGATTTCACTGAATGCGCGGCCCGATGAGCATCGGGAGATCCGGATGATCGTGCGGCCACGCGATGAGCTTCGCGCCGACGACGTCAGCGTGACCGTCGCGGTCCTCACCGCGATCGGCATCGCGCTGCCGCAGTATCTGCGCGACCACGGACAGTGGGTTCCCGAACGTCTGGGCGCGGAGTTAACCGTCGCATCCGCCGGTGAATCATTGGCGCGCAATAATTTCCGGAATGTTGGCGTCGACCTGTGCTGGGGTGAGACGGATCTACGCGCCCGGGCGCGGAAGATCGCGGACGGTATCGAGAGCAGGCGCCGTCGCGCCGTGCACCCGGTGCTGGTCGCGCAACGTGCTGGAGGCGCGGCGCTGCCCGCGCCGATGATGTGGGCGGGTGTCAACGCCTTCAACACCGATCTGATGCCGCCCACCGTCGCGGGTAACACCGTGGTGTCGAGCGTGGTGCGCGGTGCTGCCGATCTGATGTTGGGCGGTGGACGGGTGGTGTTCACGGCCGGGTTCCCCGCGCTGTCGCCGGTGATGGGCCTGACCCATGGGGTGCACGGGATCGGTGACACCGTGACGGTGAGCGTGCACACCAGCGCGGCAGTGATGCCCGATGCCGATCACTACGAAGACCTGCTGGCCGACGCGCTTACCGAGGTATCTGCCCGGCTGCGATGA